One Ktedonobacteraceae bacterium genomic region harbors:
- a CDS encoding GNAT family N-acetyltransferase has translation MPFLALPSERYKESYIQALLEFQAEGRNLNIDAENLNENFGSFVQAVLSRTDRSKLPSEWVPSSDFWLIENDEYIGRLSVRHELNDRLMKVGGHIGYEIRPSKRRRGYGSQILKLGLQKAKELGLYRVLLTCDENNIGSKKIIEKNGGQFENAIKSDDSPVKKLRYWIDIP, from the coding sequence ATGCCCTTTCTTGCGCTCCCGTCAGAGAGATACAAAGAAAGCTATATCCAGGCCCTGCTTGAATTTCAGGCCGAGGGCAGGAATCTCAATATAGATGCGGAAAACTTGAACGAGAACTTCGGCAGTTTCGTCCAGGCAGTTCTGTCGCGTACTGACCGCTCCAAATTACCATCAGAATGGGTTCCATCCTCCGATTTCTGGCTCATTGAGAATGACGAGTATATCGGGCGGCTATCAGTCCGGCACGAGCTGAACGACCGCCTGATGAAGGTGGGTGGTCATATCGGCTATGAGATACGCCCATCCAAAAGGAGACGTGGTTACGGTAGTCAGATATTGAAACTTGGACTTCAGAAAGCCAAAGAACTCGGACTATACAGAGTACTGCTGACGTGCGACGAGAACAACATTGGATCAAAGAAGATCATCGAAAAGAACGGCGGCCAGTTCGAGAATGCCATCAAAAGCGATGACTCACCGGTAAAGAAGCTAAGATACTGGATTGACATCCCTTAA
- a CDS encoding HAD family hydrolase: protein MSNIRGVILDVDGTLVLSNEAQAKSWVEAMADFGYYVSVERIGPLVGMGGDKVLPETTGLQKNSEDGIKIDARRAEIFKQKYLPTLQAAPGARDLLQHMREKGLKLAVASSAKMDELKPLLQVVGAADLVQEETSASDASQSKPNPDIIQVTLQRIGLPADQVLMLGDTVYDIEAAGRAGIGTIALRCGGWSDRDLKGALAIYNDPADLLEHYDTSPLGDSSSGRSF, encoded by the coding sequence GTGTCCAATATACGCGGCGTTATTCTTGATGTTGATGGCACGCTGGTCTTAAGCAATGAAGCGCAGGCAAAATCCTGGGTGGAGGCCATGGCCGATTTCGGATATTATGTTTCCGTCGAAAGAATAGGCCCATTAGTCGGTATGGGTGGCGACAAAGTCTTGCCTGAGACAACCGGGCTGCAAAAAAATAGTGAAGACGGCATAAAGATCGATGCAAGACGCGCGGAAATCTTCAAACAAAAATATCTTCCAACGCTGCAAGCCGCGCCCGGCGCCAGAGATTTGCTACAGCATATGCGCGAAAAAGGTCTCAAGCTTGCAGTCGCCAGTTCCGCTAAAATGGATGAATTGAAACCCCTGTTGCAGGTGGTGGGTGCCGCTGACCTCGTGCAAGAAGAAACTTCCGCCAGCGACGCCAGCCAATCCAAACCGAACCCCGATATTATCCAGGTGACGCTTCAACGCATCGGCCTGCCTGCTGACCAGGTTCTTATGCTCGGCGATACGGTTTACGATATTGAAGCGGCGGGCAGAGCTGGCATCGGCACCATCGCCCTGCGTTGTGGCGGCTGGTCTGATCGCGACCTTAAAGGCGCACTTGCTATTTACAATGATCCTGCCGATTTGCTAGAACACTACGACACTTCGCCCCTCGGAGATTCCTCGTCGGGCCGGTCATTCTGA
- a CDS encoding sialidase family protein, with protein MTLHSLKSKYTPGTTLLTVGTKRGLFLLSSQDREIWEVEATTLKGTRVFNAILDQRDGRRLFATDNGDFFGTFLRFSDDFGQTWQEPEQGIQFPKDSGQKLTNIWLIQPGRPNEAGVVYAGVDPASLWVSEDNGAHWEMNAGLANHPTREHWQPGAGGLCLHTIVPDPTNASRMWIGISAVGCMRTDDGGKSWVFANKNTRASFLPDIYPEYGQCIHRFVQHPTQPDVLYQQNHCGIYKTLNAGDDWIDIQHNLPSEFGFPIAIDQHHPDTVFVIVEDPYGRQNVGEHFSVYRTRNGGESWEPLTEGLPAGPGVRLGVLRHGMCTDTSDPCGVYVGTNTGQIFATRDGGDSWQLIADFLPAIYSVNATVIA; from the coding sequence ATGACTCTGCACAGTCTGAAAAGCAAGTATACTCCCGGCACCACCTTATTAACTGTTGGCACCAAACGTGGCCTTTTTCTCTTAAGCTCGCAGGATCGCGAAATATGGGAGGTCGAGGCTACCACATTGAAAGGCACCCGTGTTTTCAATGCTATTCTTGATCAACGCGACGGCCGGCGTTTGTTCGCAACCGATAACGGCGACTTCTTCGGCACGTTTTTGCGCTTCAGCGATGACTTCGGCCAGACGTGGCAGGAACCGGAACAGGGTATCCAGTTCCCCAAAGATAGCGGCCAGAAACTTACCAACATCTGGCTAATCCAGCCTGGGCGACCGAATGAAGCGGGTGTGGTTTACGCGGGTGTTGATCCGGCCAGCCTCTGGGTCAGCGAAGATAATGGCGCGCATTGGGAAATGAATGCGGGACTGGCGAATCATCCTACACGGGAACACTGGCAGCCCGGTGCCGGCGGTCTCTGCCTGCACACCATCGTTCCTGATCCTACCAATGCATCGCGTATGTGGATAGGCATCTCGGCTGTAGGCTGCATGCGCACAGATGACGGCGGCAAGAGCTGGGTCTTTGCTAACAAAAATACACGCGCCAGTTTCTTGCCTGATATATATCCAGAGTATGGCCAGTGCATCCACCGTTTTGTCCAGCATCCCACGCAGCCCGATGTCCTCTACCAGCAGAACCACTGCGGCATCTACAAAACTTTGAACGCGGGCGATGACTGGATAGACATTCAGCATAACCTGCCCTCGGAATTCGGTTTTCCTATAGCCATTGATCAACATCATCCTGATACCGTGTTCGTGATTGTTGAGGACCCATATGGTCGTCAGAATGTTGGCGAGCATTTTAGTGTGTATCGTACCCGCAACGGCGGCGAAAGCTGGGAGCCGCTTACCGAAGGTTTACCGGCAGGCCCGGGGGTTCGGCTTGGTGTCTTGCGCCATGGAATGTGTACCGATACTTCTGACCCCTGTGGAGTCTATGTCGGTACCAATACCGGGCAGATCTTTGCCACTCGCGATGGCGGTGATAGCTGGCAGCTGATCGCCGACTTCTTGCCGGCAATCTATTCAGTGAACGCGACTGTGATCGCTTAA
- a CDS encoding mannosyl-3-phosphoglycerate synthase, translated as MHFDTVRFSHILEKDKLHDVAYFLSHTAFVVSHKTESLETLLGVLWYLPGDSPVIVVTNCPEEQLPGIKCGIQDHLVGHKNIFLVHQKDEHVARLLELSGVTHILGHDGKVLDGKGEGMYIGTLFATLLGYPEWIVFYDADNIVPCALLEYTLAMGRLFLAARPTFSSFESGVPAFLHNVRICWSSKPSLTGGKLEQNVLGRCTRVISPLFHDVLEHWLGVRNYVVSSSNAGEQGMTMTTARALRFSSGFSVETFQLLDFLLKAATLKDLPGSTIYQQYQSRSPHFHTKKEDEHIRKMIAVSLGSFFVFRHYLPQSVEDRINRLIDELNLDVACPLIYPSLDSLSLMGNEAFVDAYRLFDEVETGEYEIAAAVSPSWSDA; from the coding sequence ATGCATTTTGACACGGTCAGGTTTTCACATATCCTGGAAAAAGATAAGCTGCATGATGTAGCTTATTTTTTGTCCCATACAGCTTTTGTTGTTTCACATAAGACGGAAAGCCTCGAGACGTTATTGGGAGTCCTGTGGTATTTGCCGGGTGATAGTCCGGTAATTGTGGTGACGAACTGCCCTGAAGAACAACTGCCGGGTATCAAATGCGGCATTCAGGATCATTTAGTCGGTCATAAGAACATCTTCCTGGTGCATCAAAAAGATGAACATGTGGCGCGATTATTGGAGCTCTCTGGAGTCACACATATCCTTGGCCATGATGGGAAAGTGCTTGATGGCAAGGGCGAGGGTATGTATATCGGTACGCTTTTTGCGACGCTTTTGGGATATCCTGAGTGGATCGTCTTTTACGATGCGGATAACATCGTACCATGCGCGCTGCTTGAATATACGCTCGCCATGGGAAGATTATTCCTCGCGGCGCGTCCAACATTCTCCTCATTTGAAAGCGGCGTACCTGCCTTTTTGCATAATGTGCGCATCTGCTGGTCATCCAAGCCCTCTCTTACCGGCGGGAAACTGGAACAAAACGTGTTAGGTCGCTGTACGCGGGTTATTTCTCCTCTCTTTCACGACGTATTAGAACACTGGCTGGGCGTGCGCAACTACGTGGTCAGCTCATCGAATGCCGGCGAGCAAGGTATGACGATGACAACGGCCAGAGCTTTACGCTTCTCTTCAGGCTTTTCGGTAGAAACATTTCAGTTGCTTGATTTCTTACTCAAGGCTGCAACCCTGAAAGACCTGCCTGGAAGCACAATCTACCAGCAGTACCAATCCAGGAGTCCTCATTTTCATACCAAAAAAGAGGACGAGCATATTCGCAAAATGATCGCCGTTAGCCTGGGCAGTTTCTTCGTATTCCGCCACTATCTCCCACAAAGTGTCGAGGATCGGATAAATCGCCTGATCGATGAACTGAACCTCGATGTGGCCTGTCCCCTGATCTATCCGTCTTTAGATAGCCTGAGCCTGATGGGTAACGAGGCATTTGTGGATGCATACAGACTATTCGACGAAGTAGAAACTGGAGAGTACGAAATTGCGGCTGCTGTTAGTCCGTCATGGAGCGACGCCTAA
- a CDS encoding histidine phosphatase family protein: MRLLLVRHGATPNNIEARYTGQSDVELSVSGLQQAKLLAARLAAETFDAIVSSDLRRSLATAQAVADYHGLSVWEDADLREFSLGAWEEVPYAEVKARDAALLDRWRNDPEHTAPPGGETGAQVRDRILRALERWQAQYPKGTVLWVTHGGTLGVLLCHLLGMELRRRNQFRFANASITELKLDDQLAILKYCNDTAHLRDVNPVS, translated from the coding sequence TTGCGGCTGCTGTTAGTCCGTCATGGAGCGACGCCTAATAATATCGAGGCGCGCTATACCGGGCAATCAGATGTTGAACTCAGCGTCTCAGGCCTGCAGCAGGCAAAGTTGCTTGCTGCGCGCCTGGCTGCAGAGACATTTGATGCGATTGTTTCCTCTGACCTGCGCCGCTCACTTGCCACGGCGCAGGCTGTTGCCGATTATCATGGGCTTTCCGTATGGGAGGATGCCGACCTGCGCGAGTTTTCCCTCGGCGCCTGGGAAGAGGTGCCATACGCCGAGGTCAAAGCCCGTGACGCGGCCCTGTTAGATCGCTGGCGGAACGACCCGGAACATACCGCTCCTCCAGGAGGAGAGACCGGCGCCCAGGTGCGCGACCGCATATTACGCGCGCTCGAACGCTGGCAAGCACAATACCCGAAAGGAACTGTGCTATGGGTGACGCATGGTGGGACACTAGGGGTGCTGCTCTGTCACCTGCTGGGAATGGAACTGAGACGCCGCAACCAGTTTCGGTTCGCGAATGCTTCAATCACTGAACTCAAGCTCGATGATCAGCTCGCGATACTTAAATATTGTAATGACACGGCCCATTTAAGGGATGTCAATCCAGTATCTTAG
- a CDS encoding ATP-binding protein encodes MYDLNVSASPEAPDGEKQPFFKRDPAMRLWHSIRDWMRKRTFAPDWLPGSWRHPVSGYVAAVLLQVLAVIIIWLLISLFPAFEFAGILGVLAIVLVAVNWGIGPGLLATVLGIVLLDSFVLLPHSGESFFGAKNVVEVLFFLVSGCVTSITAGRGEHKAAHQTGEFEAIFESMADGVFVYGSEGSMLRMNAAFRKMVGLKAENERSFFSQSLDERRTQLTMADEFGQPLPFERWPQSRILRGEVLTEANTADVIFHTFDGRILHVNVSGAPVRNADGEPVAALCICRDVTERRRLERRTHDALNALLAMAESLVSLPESVKITGQLSQDASDRIAQKLVELTRDVMGCERVGITVVDPQTQNLRSVAVVGLPAEQELLWRARRPGFHLSDMLMNEAYQQQLLEGEPIILDMTQPPLSQYPNPFDIHRMLLVPMSIDNQLIGLISLDYADKAHQYTQEEKAFASAVARLVTLVFERERLLRERAEARANELALRQANQQMEEFLGMISHELKTPLTSIKGNTQLAVRQLKNSLQSLEKILGLYESAEQQSRRLNRLVDDLLDVSRVQAGYLDLHLAPHDLLLIVRQAVEEQQQVWSDRTITLESGDIQTAPVEVDADRIAQAIMNYLTNALKYSSEDRPVQVRLQEQENEVKVSVRDYGPGISTEQQEYIWERFRRVPEMEIQSRSHLSNAGLGLGLYISKTIIEQHHGQVGVDSIPGEGSTFWFTLPLAPDARGEANSQEES; translated from the coding sequence GTGTATGATTTGAATGTCTCCGCGTCCCCGGAAGCTCCTGATGGGGAAAAACAACCATTCTTCAAACGCGATCCGGCAATGCGGTTGTGGCACTCTATACGCGATTGGATGCGAAAAAGGACGTTCGCGCCGGATTGGTTGCCGGGGAGTTGGCGTCATCCCGTATCTGGCTACGTTGCGGCGGTATTGCTACAGGTACTCGCTGTTATCATCATATGGTTGCTAATCTCCCTCTTTCCTGCCTTCGAGTTCGCCGGGATACTGGGAGTGCTGGCTATCGTACTCGTAGCCGTGAATTGGGGTATTGGCCCCGGCTTACTGGCGACCGTGCTGGGTATCGTCCTGCTCGATTCTTTCGTCTTATTGCCGCACAGTGGCGAGAGCTTTTTTGGGGCGAAAAACGTTGTCGAGGTTTTGTTTTTCCTGGTCAGCGGATGTGTCACCAGCATTACAGCTGGCCGGGGCGAGCATAAAGCGGCACATCAAACAGGGGAATTTGAGGCCATTTTCGAATCGATGGCCGATGGCGTCTTCGTTTACGGCAGCGAGGGCTCTATGCTGCGTATGAATGCTGCGTTTCGCAAGATGGTTGGCCTCAAGGCTGAGAACGAAAGAAGTTTTTTCTCCCAGTCACTCGATGAAAGACGCACACAGCTAACAATGGCCGATGAATTCGGTCAACCCCTACCCTTCGAGCGATGGCCACAGTCCCGTATTTTACGCGGTGAGGTGCTTACTGAAGCAAATACTGCCGATGTAATATTTCATACCTTTGATGGACGTATTTTGCATGTCAATGTCAGCGGCGCTCCGGTGCGCAATGCCGATGGAGAGCCTGTTGCCGCGCTCTGTATCTGTCGGGATGTGACGGAGCGTCGCAGGCTAGAACGCCGCACTCATGATGCCCTCAATGCCCTGCTTGCCATGGCAGAATCGCTTGTTTCCTTGCCTGAAAGCGTGAAAATTACCGGACAACTGTCGCAAGATGCATCTGACAGGATAGCACAGAAACTGGTAGAGCTGACACGTGATGTTATGGGTTGTGAGCGTGTTGGAATTACCGTCGTAGACCCACAGACACAAAATCTTCGTTCCGTGGCAGTCGTGGGACTTCCTGCCGAGCAGGAACTGCTATGGCGAGCCAGGCGTCCAGGTTTTCACCTCAGTGATATGCTCATGAATGAAGCATACCAGCAGCAACTTCTTGAGGGCGAGCCGATCATTCTGGATATGACACAGCCGCCGCTTTCGCAGTATCCCAATCCTTTCGATATTCATCGCATGCTGCTTGTGCCGATGTCTATAGACAATCAACTCATCGGCCTGATCTCCTTAGATTACGCCGATAAGGCTCACCAATACACGCAGGAAGAGAAAGCGTTTGCAAGTGCAGTGGCCAGGCTGGTAACGCTGGTGTTCGAGCGCGAACGATTGTTGCGCGAGCGGGCCGAGGCGCGCGCGAACGAACTGGCCCTTCGCCAGGCGAACCAGCAGATGGAAGAATTCCTTGGCATGATCAGCCACGAATTGAAGACGCCTCTAACAAGCATTAAGGGTAATACGCAGCTGGCGGTGCGCCAGTTGAAAAATAGTTTGCAATCGCTCGAGAAAATTTTGGGATTGTACGAAAGCGCTGAACAGCAGAGCCGGCGCTTAAATCGGCTGGTGGACGATCTGCTGGATGTCTCACGCGTGCAAGCTGGTTACCTCGACCTGCATCTTGCTCCTCATGATCTGTTATTGATTGTGCGGCAAGCGGTTGAAGAACAACAGCAGGTGTGGTCTGATCGCACAATAACATTGGAATCCGGTGACATTCAAACAGCGCCTGTCGAAGTGGATGCTGATCGCATCGCGCAAGCCATCATGAACTATCTGACCAATGCTTTGAAGTACTCGAGCGAAGATCGGCCCGTCCAGGTACGTTTGCAAGAACAGGAGAATGAGGTCAAGGTCAGCGTGCGCGATTATGGACCCGGCATCTCCACTGAGCAACAGGAATATATCTGGGAGCGCTTCCGGCGGGTCCCCGAAATGGAGATACAGAGCCGTTCCCATCTCTCAAATGCGGGCCTTGGTCTCGGTCTCTATATTAGCAAGACCATTATCGAACAGCACCATGGGCAGGTAGGCGTCGATAGTATACCTGGCGAAGGCTCTACCTTCTGGTTCACATTGCCGCTGGCACCGGACGCCAGGGGTGAAGCGAATAGCCAGGAGGAATCGTGA